TAAAAAAAATAAAAcgaaggcaaaagctttgcctcatcataTTAATTAAGGAGTTTTACAGAAAGAACAAGGGCACACATACCAAACAATCAGGACTTAGCACCGGCAAAAGCCTGCTGCTAGATTTTTGAAAAGATCAAGCATACAGAATATCCAACTAACGGTGGGACTAGTTATGAAGCAACTTTTACAATGATCCTGGACAAGTGACGGTGCTAACTTCATTCTCAAACTCCCAAGAAGAGAACCAAGTGAATAAGAAAATGTGGCTCTGAGTGAGCCCAAACTTGATTCACCAAGAAAGCTGACAGATATATTTATTTAGATCCAACTCTACGAGATCAAAACTTAAGGCTTCATTTTAACAGGCATGGTCTATCAACAATTACTTGTCATAACGGAATTTCAAACGCCGTGGTTTACGTGACACAACTTGACGGATGAACACCAGGAGTGTGATGCAATGATCTTTGATAAAATAAGGTTACAACTTAGAACAGACTCATACAGTCGTACTTGTGCAAATTTACCATTCATATCCAAACAGAGAACACATTAACATGGAATTCGCTAGCAGATGAACATTACAGCAAGAGTGAAATCTGTTGGCTTACCATGTCGATGTCGACCTTGTAGACTGGTATCTTGGGGTACTGCCTGCTCATCTTCTCGATCACAGGTGCCATCGCCCGACCTGCAACACCAAACAACAGAATTGTAGCCCCCTCTAGTCACACACCCAAATCCCAATTCATGGCGCGGAGGCGGCACTTACACGGCCCGCACCAGACCGCCGTGTAGTAGAAGACGGCGGGGAGCTTCTCCACTGCAAAAGGCAAGGGCGACCACACCAACAATGTGAGAACGAAACTCGCGCACGCATCGTACTGCCAACAACAGTGTGAAGAATCGGTGGAAAAGCTGGAGCGAGAAGGGAGGGGATCGGCGCCGCACCTTGCACCTTGGCGTGGATGTCCTCGAAGGAGTCCGCCGAGCCGACGACCACCATGCTGGAATCGCCTGCGGGAGCCGGGAAAGAAACTGTCAGCGCCGGCACAGGGACACAGGGAAGCGAAGGatcggcggggaggaggaggcgtaCCTGCGGATGACGAGGAGAAGAGGCGGGGGAAGGCGGGGAAGgagggcgtcggcgtcggcgtcggggagGATgagggacggaggagagcggcggggctagggtttaggGCGGGGAGGCGGGGCTGG
This portion of the Triticum dicoccoides isolate Atlit2015 ecotype Zavitan chromosome 7A, WEW_v2.0, whole genome shotgun sequence genome encodes:
- the LOC119331066 gene encoding thioredoxin O, mitochondrial-like isoform X2, encoding MARRLCRLPRLLLPLAAAPRPQPRLPALNPSPAALLRPSSSPTPTPTPSFPAFPRLFSSSSAGDSSMVVVGSADSFEDIHAKVQVEKLPAVFYYTAVWCGPCRAMAPVIEKMSRQYPKIPVYKVDIDMEGLGTRLSNLKIFSVPTFHFYHKGEKSSEVVGADVKKLEAAMESLHK
- the LOC119331066 gene encoding thioredoxin O, mitochondrial-like isoform X1, whose amino-acid sequence is MARRLCRLPRLLLPLAAAPRPQPRLPALNPSPAALLRPSSSPTPTPTPSFPAFPRLFSSSSAGDSSMVVVGSADSFEDIHAKVQVEKLPAVFYYTAVWCGPCRAMAPVIEKMSRQYPKIPVYKVDIDMEGLGTRLSNLKIFSVPTFHFYHKGEKSSEVVGADVKKLEAAMESLHKQQ